The DNA segment tttattaaACAATCTGGCTTGTAAGTAACATTTACATGATTTTGCAGGCATTAGTGTCAGGCTGTATATATCAATTAATTGTGTAATACAGGCTGATTAATGAGACTACATTAGTGgcagtcggtgccgtttaagatgaggtaggatacatttttttcttatttttatgagcattgccttatttctattacagcatattggatgactgtcattcatattccattcacccagctcaatgtaacatcataggtttaggctactacatgatactccaattttccctatacccatcatgggttttctacaacctagcctatgaaggaaagtttacaacgtaggtgcacaggtcgagagaatttTAAGAAATCaaagtgacagacagtgacacattcaataccgccttgcacactcttgcctgcatctagctgatctagggtgtaatcattagtccaacaattGCAAATTAGAGTTTTTATTGGACATTCATGTATGTTTATCTCTGTTTCATTCCATTGGGTTACGTTTAagaaaagtttttcaacagaattggcagaatgaatacacccctgatcacacacacacagtccactttcatagcagccatatcaaaacagcatgatcactttgctcgttgtgtatatatatacttatTTCTCGAAACTATCTACACGCTCTCCTCTCACTTTTTCTCTTCGCTTGTGGACAAcatatcagctgtctgtgaccaggtgaaaaaacctttccaagccaaaccttcatatcatgactgctaacctctacacacagcctacattgttgtcacctcATAGTCAACATAGATACTACAACTGATGCATTAGTAAATCCGCTACATTCATATACAGTCAGAAAGCAGTTttgcgggccccggtggcaataaattaatacaaccaaaagcttaccttgacttggaagttccagtgttggatagccatagtcagctagcatccctctctgtttgagctgggtgtttgagtaggctaaactagctagttgCATTCAGCTAGCTCAGTTAaagttaatgtaaaaaaaaaaaaaatacaaccaaATATCTCTCTTGCTtcttaattttggaagaaattaatttgttcaactACTATCTCCCTttgtcaactactcaccacattctATGCACTGCAGtggtagctagctgtagcttatgctttcagtactatatTCATTATCTGATCATTTAACTGGGTGGACAACATCTCAGTTCATGCtgtaagagctctgataggttggagctTGGAAGTTGTCATAATGACTGTAAGTCTATGAAAGGGGGTGAGAACcgtgagcctcctaggttttgtattgaagcaaatgtacccagaggaggacagaagctatcTGTACTCTGGCTAGACCATGGtgttaccctacagagtgctgctgaggctactgtagaccttcattgcaaaacagtgtgttttaatcaattatttggtgacatgaatatatttagtatagttttgtCTAAAATATTTCACTATTTTAAtctttatgaaattcactgaggaggatggtcctccttttcctcctctgaggagcctccactggacTACATGGTCCCTAGACTAGTTGACTAATTGGCTGTTCACTACCTACAGAAACAATGTCAGTGGTACTTTTTATATTCAGTTTGCATAGCTAGCTACATATTATTAAACCCTTAGCTATCACACTTAACAATTTTGTGTATTTTCTGTCCACCTAAAGTAGCTAGTTGTGATGCGGAGAGGAGACCCTGTTCCCCGCGCCTTCCAGGCCCCAGTGGATGTCCATGCTAGTGTAGATGGCCAGGTGTACATGTTCAGGCGAGGCCAGCAGAATGACTCTGCTggctcttcagaggaagaagagttcAATGTGATGGAGTTGAGGCCCCGGGGGTGGCACGAGCTGGAACAGGACAGACGCGGTAGCCTCATGCTGCTGGAGAGGGACGTATTGGTTGGGGACAACCTCAACAAACTTGCTCTGCAATATGGCTGCAAGGTAAGTCCTTCAGCCCATGTATTTGCTGGCAGCAAACTGTACTGTACAgcggtggtgtaaagtacttaagtacaaataTTTAAAGAACTACTTAGGTCGTTTTTgcgggggtatctgtacttaactatttatatttttaactacttttacttcactacattcctgatgaaaataatgtactttttactctataccttttccctgacacccaaaagtactcattacattttgaatgcttagcaggacaggaaaatggtcaaattcatgcacttatcaagagaacctcCCTGGTCATTCCTCCTGCCTCTGATCCGGTGGACTCACTCAACACACgggcttcgtttgtaaattatgtctgagttttaaagtgtgccactggctatctgtaaataaaattAAAACAAGAAAATAATGTGTTCTGGTTTGCCTAATAAGGAATTTGAAGTGATGTATACtttacttttgatagttaagtatttttaaaaacaaatacttttactcaagtagtattttaatgggtgacttttacttgagtcattttctatgaaggtatctttacttttactcaagcatgGCAGTTGGGTACTATTCTCACCACTGCTCTACAGGACACTCTACGTCAAGCACTGTAGATACGTGTCTGCATAGGCTACTGATACTGTGTGTTCACATTATGCCAATATTGACACTTGTCTTCCTCTCAACAGGTGGCAGACATAAAGAGAGTGAACAACCTGATTCAGGAACAGGATATATTTGCTTTGAAATCAATCAAAATCCCTGTGAAGAAACACAGCTTATTGACTGAGGCTAACGCAGAGCTAAAAGAGCCAGATCCAGGAACCTCAAATTCAGCCACACCACTGCCCCAGCCACAGGGCAAACTTACAGCCAGTTCCCCTGGTAGGCCACATCTACAGGAGTACACCGACTACCTCAAGGAAGTGGACCATGACATTGAGAGACTGATCCAAACCACAAATGCACAGGATGAGGTTTTTTTAGAGGCTGCAGAAAGGCCACAAAAGTTGGGCTCCAGAGGCCAGCGCCTGACCAGCTATGGAGCAGACTGGGGCATCCAGTGGTGGAACGCTGTGGTGGCCATGCTCCTGATAGGCATTATCCTACCTGTCTTTTATGTTGTTTATATCAAAACTCAAGATACTGGAGTGCCTGCTGCTGTAGCTACCTCAAACAGCTCAGGGACAGGCCTCAGCACAGACAGCCCTAGGAGCACTTTTAGCAGCCAAGAGAGTGTGTCTCTCAGTCTGAACAAACCTAACACTTAATTGAGGGAAACAATGTCTGTACTTCATGCTTAACTTTGGTCAACCAATGTTAGCCATAAGTACAATCACTTTGAATCCCTAAATAATGTTCTGCTTAAAGGTCATCAAAGTATTGCCTTAACAAAGCTGTGTTTGCTGTGTAACATTTCTTTACACAAGCTGGAAGCTTTTACTCTAGTATGGATTTTTGTATGTGCTTTACCAAGTATATTGGACTTCATAGTTTCCGATTTTGTGTGCCTTATTAGATGCGTGACTTATCCAGTCAACTGTTCTTTCTTGTTTGTGCTAATTATTTTTGAACGTATTTTAACACAAGTGGTTGCTTTGTGACATTACAGCTTCAATTGAATATGGATATTCAGTTTCGGACTTTCTTAGACAGTCTGAACTAATGgtacaaaatgttttatttttctatGATAAGGATATAATGCCAACAGTGCCATTTACAGAGATGTGTATGAACTAACATGTTTGTCTTTTGTTTCAATACTTTATTAAGTGCAGTAAATGTCCTTTAAAGGGATAATTGTGGATTTTGGCAATgttgccctttatctacttcctcagggtcagatgaactcgtggataccatttttatgcaTTTGCTTGCATTGTTTTGGTAGTTTTGTGAGTCAATGCTAACCAGCGTTAGCGCAATGCCTGGAAGTCTACTGTTCCCATAGACTTTCAGttattgcgctaatgctagttagcaacttccttcaaactgcacgcagatacagtacataaaaatggtatccacaaattCATCGGACTCTGGGGaaatagataaagggcctcattgccaaaaccCCCGAACTATCCCTTTTAAACTAGGAATTAAAACTCAACCATGCATGCATAAAATGTCCGCGTGCAGGTCTGTGAACTAGGCTATGCGGTGTGTCACACTGATGTAGGCCAGAACTATCAGAAAGCAAAGCAGTCAAAGGTTTTTCAATACTGCTGCCATGGTCCGTTTCAATCAAGTGCTCTTACTCTTTGTGCCAATCAGTTAATGTTACTCCTGGAAAAATATAGCCTGATATTCCTATTGCCTTCGATCCAAAAGAATGGGGAGAATATGTGAATGTATTAATTACTCCGGTTAGTAACAACCTTTATAAGTTAGCATTAGTGTTATTTTCCAAAGTTACAAAAGTGTTTTGAGAATGTATGAACCATTCAAGAGGGCTCAAATTATGAATCATTTGAAACATGTTGGCAGTCTTGTATCAAACTGACCCTTTTCAGTATTTTCCCCATTACTTTTTAAATTGGTTAACAATTATTATTTACAAGCATAGCCTAAAGTATGTAAGGTACAGGACCAGTGTAACATGACTACAGTAAGCAGTGACACAATGAAACTATTTGTTCCAGGTCGAAGTTTTAACTGTTGAAGTTAGTTGTAactgagcagtgtgtgtgtgtatatatataaacgcaacatgtaaagttttggtcccatgtttcatgagctgaaataaaagatcccaggaatgttccatacacacgaaaagcttatttctctacaATGTTGTGCACGAATCTgattacatccat comes from the Salvelinus namaycush isolate Seneca chromosome 21, SaNama_1.0, whole genome shotgun sequence genome and includes:
- the LOC120066265 gene encoding lysM and putative peptidoglycan-binding domain-containing protein 4-like isoform X1; this translates as MLVVMRRGDPVPRAFQAPVDVHASVDGQVYMFRRGQQNDSAGSSEEEEFNVMELRPRGWHELEQDRRGSLMLLERDVLVGDNLNKLALQYGCKVADIKRVNNLIQEQDIFALKSIKIPVKKHSLLTEANAELKEPDPGTSNSATPLPQPQGKLTASSPGRPHLQEYTDYLKEVDHDIERLIQTTNAQDEVFLEAAERPQKLGSRGQRLTSYGADWGIQWWNAVVAMLLIGIILPVFYVVYIKTQDTGVPAAVATSNSSGTGLSTDSPRSTFSSQESVSLSLNKPNT
- the LOC120066265 gene encoding lysM and putative peptidoglycan-binding domain-containing protein 4-like isoform X2; protein product: MRRGDPVPRAFQAPVDVHASVDGQVYMFRRGQQNDSAGSSEEEEFNVMELRPRGWHELEQDRRGSLMLLERDVLVGDNLNKLALQYGCKVADIKRVNNLIQEQDIFALKSIKIPVKKHSLLTEANAELKEPDPGTSNSATPLPQPQGKLTASSPGRPHLQEYTDYLKEVDHDIERLIQTTNAQDEVFLEAAERPQKLGSRGQRLTSYGADWGIQWWNAVVAMLLIGIILPVFYVVYIKTQDTGVPAAVATSNSSGTGLSTDSPRSTFSSQESVSLSLNKPNT